The following are encoded together in the Salvia hispanica cultivar TCC Black 2014 chromosome 6, UniMelb_Shisp_WGS_1.0, whole genome shotgun sequence genome:
- the LOC125194377 gene encoding replication termination factor 2 — protein sequence MKPTSRNFQVFFQSPDLGIPTRAVNFQNPNPNLTLHHLKSSLFPTTSIPHASSFFTLNGKPLADSTPLLQNREIVPFSTLTLHIRLHGGGGDGGATGAESRDCYLKMYAVKKPDKVDPHEQRLSKWVNCSLSNEPLRAPVVIDALGNFFNKEALVEALLKKNMPKQFWYIKGLKDMIPVELTESPGGGEAKFQCPITDLKFNGKYKFFALKSCGHVLSAKSFKEVKSSSCLVCHKEFVESDKIVINGSEEEVKELWEKMLAEKKVKEHSKKSKKVKNGEEVGRLTGTKHGIEARGQGAESKKFKVADLAPAHATKEIYASLFTSSKKQDFKETYSCRSLPLGRN from the coding sequence CTCGGAATTCCTACGCGTGCtgtaaattttcaaaaccctaaccctaatcTCACCCTCCACCACCTCAAATCCTCGCTATTCCCCACGACTTCGATCCCTCACGCTTCCTCCTTCTTCACTCTTAATGGAAAACCGCTGGCCGATTCAACTCCCCTCCTGCAAAACCGCGAAATCGTCCCTTTCTCCACCCTAACCCTCCACATCCGGCtccacggcggcggcggcgatggtGGCGCCACGGGGGCGGAGTCGCGGGACTGCTATCTGAAGATGTACGCCGTGAAGAAGCCCGACAAGGTCGATCCGCACGAGCAGCGCCTCTCCAAGTGGGTGAATTGCAGCTTATCGAACGAGCCGCTGAGGGCGCCGGTGGTGATCGATGCGCTGGGGAATTTCTTCAACAAAGAGGCTCTGGTCGAAGCTCTGTTGAAGAAGAACATGCCTAAGCAGTTTTGGTACATCAAGGGTTTGAAAGATATGATTCCGGTGGAGCTGACGGAGAGCCCGGGAGGCGGAGAGGCCAAGTTCCAGTGCCCGATCACCGACCTCAAATTCAACGGGAAGTATAAGTTTTTTGCGCTCAAGAGCTGCGGCCATGTCTTGAGTGCCAAGAGCTTTAAGGAGGTGAAATCTTCGAGCTGCTTGGTTTGTCACAAGGAGTTTGTGGAGAGTGATAAAATTGTGATCAATGGGAGTGAAGAGGAGGTGAAGGAGCTGTGGGAGAAGATGCTGGCGGAGAAGAAGGTTAAAGAGCATAGCAAGAAATCGAAGAAGGTGAAGAATGGCGAGGAGGTGGGGCGATTGACTGGGACGAAACATGGCATCGAGGCTCGTGGTCAGGGAGCAGAGAGTAAGAAGTTCAAGGTTGCTGATTTGGCTCCTGCTCATGCCACCAAGGAAATCTATGCGTCGCTCTTCACTTCATCGAAGAAGCAGGATTTCAAGGAGACGTATAGTTGCAGATCTTTGCCGCTTGGTCGAAACTGA
- the LOC125194378 gene encoding trafficking protein particle complex subunit 5: protein MIGVGKAKQYANVLDRPIGKGKQEVSLSAFAFLFSELVQYNQIQVDNIAELERRLEDAGYAVGARVLELLCHREKGNRRETRLLGILSFIHSTVWKVLFAKVADSLEKGTEHEDEYMISEKELLVNRFISVPKDMGAFNCGAFVAGIVRGVLDNAGFPAVVTAHFVPVDGQHRPRTTILIKFAEEVLQREARLG from the exons ATGATAGGGGTTGGCAAAGCGAAGCAATATGCAAACGTGCTAGATAGACCCATTGGTAAAGGCAAACAAGAG GTCAGTTTGAGTGCGTTCGCCTTCTTGTTTTCGGAGCTCGTTCAGTACAATCAGATTCAAGTTGACAACATAGCAGAGTTAGAAAGAag GTTAGAGGATGCCGGATATGCTGTTGGAGCCAGGGTTCTGGAACTGCTTTGTCATAGGGAAAAG GGTAACAGGAGGGAGACACGGCTATTGGGTATTCTGTCTTTCATACACAGCACAGTATGGAAAGTGTTGTTTGCAAAG GTTGCTGACTCTCTTGAGAAAGGTACCGAGCATGAGGATGAGTACATGATCAGTGAGAAGGAGCTTCTTGTCAACAG ATTTATTTCAGTTCCCAAAGATATGGGCGCCTTTAACTGCGGAGCATTTGTTGCTGGAATTGTGAGG GGGGTCTTGGATAACGCCGGTTTTCCGGCTGTTGTAACAGCTCATTTTGTACCTGTGGATGGGCAGCACCGGCCCAGGACAactattttgattaaatttgctGAAGAG GTACTGCAACGAGAAGCAAGATTGGGTTAA